The genomic interval TCAAGAGTTGTTGTTATCAGTTCCGAATCATTCTTCTCTGATAGACTCCAACCCACTACCTTTCTCGAATACAAATCTATGATCACACAGAGATATAACCAACTTTCCTTTTGCTTTATATACGTTACATCCGATACCCAAATCTTATTCTTCTCTTTAGGGGAAAAGTTCCTCTTAACAAGGTCTCTTGCTATACGTTCGTTATGCTTTGAATCAGTCGTTGAAATCTTAAACTTTTTCTCCTGTTTGCCCTTTATCGCCAGTAATTCCATCATCCTACGCACCCTGCGAGCACCATAAGATTTGTCCACTTTCTTTACCGCATCAAGTAAACGAATAAGCCCATAGGTCTTTTTACTCTTCTTCCAGGTATTCTTCAAATGCTCTATGATTTCAGGACAATATTTTGATAACTCGTCCTTACAACGATTTCGATATTTGTAATATCCTGATTTAGATACATCTAATATTCTTGCCATACTCATAATTGGAAATGTTTCATTACTCGCTTCCATAAATGTGTATCTATCTACTGTTCTCTTGAGAGCATGGCTGCAAACTTTTTTAAAATTGCATTCTCCTCCTTTAACTTCATATTTTCC from Leptospiraceae bacterium carries:
- a CDS encoding IS3 family transposase (programmed frameshift); its protein translation is MKKKGKYSEEFKEQAVKRTLSGSFTIKEVAESLGINYHTLQSWRKEYLQKQESGMPLTDKQVKEHEELRNLRKENMKLKEENAIFKKVCSHALKRTVDRYTFMEASNETFPIMSMARILDVSKSGYYKYRNRCKDELSKYCPEIIEHLKNTWKKSKKTYGLIRLLDAVKKVDKSYGARRVRRMMELLAIKGKQEKKFKISTTDSKHNERIARDLVKRNFSPKEKNKIWVSDVTYIKQKESWLYLCVIIDLYSRKVVGWSLSEKNDSELITTTLDKAIRSRRPGRGLIFHTDRGSNYCSRKTRIKLIENKIIRSNSRKGNCWDNAVAESYFSTLKREMEVNVFYDLEDAKKEFFDYIEIFYNRQRTHSFLGYKTPTEYEEMAA